The DNA segment AACAGTATAGAACCTGAGTCCCCACTTTAGTTCAAATACAAGGATTGGCAGACATATCCTGTGCCTAGGTCTTGGGCTATGATCCTGTTAATCACTCACCAGTagaactgattttctttagtcaactgcttgcacttggacaaggcctcactgatgtcctggggcattctcttcaggttagtcatcacctggtcatgttgcatctcaagcatgaatgtctcaaagttgatcctgtgggaAGGCATGGACAAGGAACAAATTGTCCCgtgaactaaggatacaaggatcatttCAATTGAAGCTGAATCATGCACTACCCCACCCCATATATGCCACTTGACCTAGCTCCTTGTTACCAGTTCCACTTGGTGCTTATTAAACTTATTACTCTTCAGCTTGGGCCAGTAAGCcgagggaagtaaaggcagggtgctgatctgcctcagctccctgtaGGGGTTTGAAAGAATAGACTAGTTCTCCCAGAACTTTCCAGGAATCTGTGTCACAGGCCTGGGTCCACGTTAAATCTGTACAATTCTCCTTCTGGTTTTAGACACGGAATTGACAATCCTTGGCTCTATTGCTACATCAATTCCTAAAGGACATAATCATATCTACAGGGAAAAGCCTCTATAACCTACCAGGAGATTCCAATGTGCATCCACAGTGAGCACAAAGGTTAAGTGCTGTGCTACTAAAAATGAACCTCCCTGGCTTCTTCACTATTATTGCCTGGAAATGGAGTCAGGCACAACCTCAGGATATATCACATGATACAGACTCTCTAGATCTTaagctgcacacacaggaacacacacacgcaGGAATACAAACATCCACAAATGCTCACAGAAGATCACATGCACCCAGTATCTCTCccattgtctgtctctgtctatctctcttttacacacacacacacacaaacacacacacacacacacacacacacacacaaacacacacacacacacacacacacacacacacacacacacacacacacacacttacactcaatCGTAATACCAAATAAATGAATCGATTTGGCTTTATCTGAGAGTATAATGAAAAAAATTCGAGAAAAGCCGTTATAAACTGCAGCCAATCCAGTCATACTGATAGGCAGTATGTGTGACAGGCCCGTCCAGCTGTTGACAGGAACAATTGGACCCATATTACCGCCTGGTCAATTATGGAAAGGATTGGCTATAAACAAACATTTCCTAGCAACTCCCACCAACCAACACCTGTGTAAACTTCTTAAATGGCAAGAGGGGAGCTCACACATTACTACCTTCATCCCCAGACTGTGATTCATGCCACAGGCTCTGAATTACTTTTGGAAGAATCAAAAGTGCCTGTGACCCCCTCTCACTCCTATCTGAACGTGAAGTTCTGCATCGAAATTCCAATCAGCAAAATTGATTTGGGTATGTAAACAGCCTGGAGTTGTAGCCACCTGTGTTATGAGGGAATCTGGGCTTAACAGGGATGGCCCAAGAtagtcagcaaagaactgggcataatgactacctgtcatttaaatccttgttagtgtagtTGGCCAGGATTCCCTGAAGTTCGTCTCTGGCATTTTTTATGTTCTGGAGCTCTCTTTTGAGCTTCTCCAACCTCTCGTGTCTCTTCTCCTGCTCATTGATGGTGGGGGCTTGCTGTGATGCCTCCCCAGCAGACCCTGTAGGTAGAAAAACACTAGTAACCTTGTAGCGATAatagggcagggaaagggaaaccatgctttgtcccacacagaagcctgaggaagaggaaaatctagagacactgagaatccctgatagtgcatcatagctgtcttcaagctgggctcctcagctaggtccctgttcacaaccaccaccactaaaCATATGCCCGACTTCCTATTGTAATTGCCCTAGCCCTGAAATGCATAAGCTGGGCCAGGCAAGAATAAATGGAGGGCATTGTTGGCTCATATCTGACAACCAAAGCCGTACCTCTCAGCATACTAGCCAACACTTTTCTAGTCTTCTTCAAATGCATGATGAGAGCTCGTACACTGCTACAGGAACCCAGACTGTGTATTAGTCCACATCATGTGCGTTCAATACCAAACTGTCTGAGACCTTGGTTCATAGGCAGGGGAATAGCCCTCTCTGTTCTTGGCATCACATGCTCATGTAACCTAGAGGAAACTATATTAAGATGAAgtacatggggctggtgagatggctcagtgggtaagagcacccgactgctcttccgaaggtccggagttcaaatcccagcaaccacatcgtggctcacaaccatctgtaacaagatctgactttatcttctggagtgtctgaagacagctacagtatacttacatataataaataaatagatcttaaaaaaaaaaagatgaagtacaTGAACACTGTATCCTGAGAACAACACTTCTATTCTCACAGAGCTTGGTCTTTGCATAATTTGCCATTCAGAGGGAAATTAAGA comes from the Mus musculus strain C57BL/6J chromosome 14, GRCm38.p6 C57BL/6J genome and includes:
- the Gm8005 gene encoding predicted gene 8005 isoform X1, producing MGSQAGSAGEASQQAPTINEQEKRHERLEKLKRELQNIKNARDELQGILANYTNKDLNDRINFETFMLEMQHDQVMTNLKRMPQDISEALSKCKQLTKENQFYCFRNCHLLIESNLIQHKVRMLRKENRQLLREQIALEEGNTETKILCKEGSQKIKDHYTKQQQV